In Candidatus Omnitrophota bacterium, the following are encoded in one genomic region:
- a CDS encoding DUF5679 domain-containing protein, with translation MAEIGYCVKCKSKKEMKDTSKVVMKNKRQAMKGKCTTCGTGMYKIMK, from the coding sequence ATGGCAGAGATAGGGTATTGCGTAAAGTGCAAGTCCAAGAAAGAGATGAAGGACACATCTAAGGTTGTAATGAAGAACAAGCGTCAGGCAATGAAGGGCAAATGCACCACTTGCGGCACCGGAATGTATAAGATAATGAAGTAA